The following coding sequences lie in one Methanohalophilus levihalophilus genomic window:
- a CDS encoding ferritin family protein, with the protein MLSKIPINLASVSKENIDKEILRAGVIAELDAINLYEQMAELSSSDEIKAVLLDIAKEEKTHVGEFQTMLLRMDEEQVEELEAGKKEVEEDILS; encoded by the coding sequence ATGTTATCTAAAATACCTATAAACCTTGCCAGTGTCAGCAAAGAAAACATTGATAAGGAGATATTACGTGCAGGTGTAATTGCTGAGCTTGATGCCATCAACCTTTATGAGCAGATGGCAGAGCTGTCATCCAGTGATGAAATTAAAGCCGTCTTGCTGGATATTGCAAAAGAAGAAAAGACCCATGTCGGCGAATTCCAGACAATGCTTCTTCGCATGGATGAAGAACAGGTAGAGGAACTGGAAGCCGGGAAGAAGGAAGTTGAAGAAGATATTCTCAGTTGA
- a CDS encoding MgtC/SapB family protein — translation MIGILIGVEREHRKADHEVFAGVRTFAIACVSGMLATFVGTIIGFNILLIAAVLIVLCGVALIYRTYTLRGRLGLTNVIALYCTFLLGILVANSYYLFAIITGVIITFLLVEKRPLHSFAQKLTDDELLSALRFLAVAFILYPLVPSEPVWGIINLKSTIFIIVLVMFIGFVSYLSLRRVGTEGGIAYSGLLGGFVSSDATVAALSGLAKEKTGLINSFYKGVLLATLSMLISNLVIAFIVDTSGRTAYFMAPPHILMGIALAALFILGNNKDGNVTEQLELKSPFALKPAFEFGIIFLGLQLIGTFASEYAGIYGVYALAIGGVVSSSAVTASLAALAVNGSLSYATAAQIAVIAGIISILNKIVLIRMVGTPELERKSRLGLLILAAVGIAALFAWMSFAGNISF, via the coding sequence ATGATAGGAATACTGATAGGTGTTGAGCGAGAGCACCGGAAAGCTGATCATGAGGTTTTTGCAGGAGTCCGGACATTTGCCATTGCCTGTGTCAGCGGAATGCTTGCAACATTTGTGGGAACTATTATAGGTTTTAATATACTCCTGATTGCAGCAGTCCTCATCGTCCTCTGCGGAGTAGCTTTAATCTACCGTACCTACACCCTTCGGGGAAGACTTGGACTGACAAATGTAATTGCTCTCTACTGTACATTCCTGCTGGGTATTCTCGTGGCTAATAGTTACTACCTTTTTGCCATTATTACCGGAGTAATTATTACATTCCTGCTCGTCGAAAAACGTCCATTGCACTCCTTTGCGCAAAAGCTTACTGACGATGAATTACTGAGTGCATTGCGATTTCTTGCAGTTGCATTCATCCTGTATCCTCTTGTTCCGTCCGAACCTGTTTGGGGAATCATAAACCTGAAATCAACCATCTTTATCATCGTTCTGGTGATGTTCATTGGTTTTGTCAGCTATCTTTCGCTAAGGCGCGTAGGAACCGAAGGCGGAATTGCTTACTCCGGACTTTTGGGAGGATTTGTCAGCAGTGATGCAACAGTCGCTGCACTTTCAGGGCTTGCAAAGGAAAAAACAGGTCTTATAAACTCTTTTTACAAGGGAGTATTGCTTGCCACCCTTTCAATGCTCATAAGCAATCTTGTCATTGCATTTATTGTTGACACAAGCGGCAGAACTGCATATTTCATGGCACCTCCACATATCCTTATGGGAATTGCTCTGGCAGCACTTTTTATTCTGGGAAACAACAAGGATGGGAATGTCACCGAGCAGCTGGAACTTAAATCACCCTTTGCCCTGAAGCCTGCCTTTGAATTCGGCATTATTTTCCTGGGACTTCAGCTAATAGGCACTTTCGCAAGTGAGTACGCTGGAATTTATGGCGTATATGCCCTTGCCATCGGCGGAGTCGTCAGCAGTTCAGCAGTTACAGCTTCACTGGCAGCATTGGCGGTAAACGGAAGTCTCTCCTACGCTACCGCGGCGCAGATCGCAGTTATTGCAGGAATTATCAGCATACTAAACAAGATAGTTCTTATCCGCATGGTGGGAACCCCGGAACTTGAAAGAAAAAGCAGATTGGGGTTGCTTATCCTTGCAGCTGTGGGAATCGCAGCGCTTTTTGCATGGATGTCTTTTGCAGGAAATATAAGCTTCTGA
- a CDS encoding TfuA-related McrA-glycine thioamidation protein, producing MGKKAVIFAGTSISFEDAKAILDVDYLPPVRRGDLGKVAAKYDVIGIIDGIFFDRAAVGHREILEVMKKGKVVVGGCSMGALRASELDVHGMIGVGSVYGWYRDGVIEDDDEVAVLTNPDTFEPVSLPLVNIRQTFLAAQNAGLVDENECAALMKIAKSLHYSLRSYLGILKSAEKEGILDSQRAEKLLDFCKNNEVDVKREDAISVIRKIGELLNE from the coding sequence ATGGGAAAAAAGGCCGTTATTTTTGCAGGGACCAGCATTTCATTTGAGGATGCAAAGGCAATCCTGGACGTGGATTACCTGCCACCTGTGCGCAGGGGGGATCTGGGTAAAGTAGCTGCAAAATATGATGTAATCGGCATCATTGATGGCATTTTTTTTGACCGGGCTGCAGTGGGGCACAGGGAAATCCTTGAAGTCATGAAGAAGGGGAAAGTTGTTGTAGGCGGCTGCAGCATGGGAGCATTACGTGCTTCCGAACTTGATGTTCATGGGATGATCGGGGTTGGAAGCGTCTACGGATGGTATCGTGATGGCGTTATCGAGGATGATGACGAGGTTGCGGTATTAACAAATCCTGATACATTCGAGCCGGTTTCATTGCCACTTGTAAATATCCGGCAAACTTTTCTGGCGGCGCAGAATGCGGGACTGGTTGATGAAAATGAATGTGCAGCACTAATGAAAATTGCCAAATCGCTACATTATTCCCTGCGAAGCTATCTTGGTATCCTCAAATCAGCCGAAAAGGAAGGTATTCTGGATTCGCAGAGGGCTGAAAAATTGCTTGATTTCTGCAAGAACAATGAAGTTGATGTCAAAAGGGAAGATGCAATTTCAGTAATCCGGAAAATTGGTGAATTGCTGAATGAGTAA
- a CDS encoding ATP-binding protein, with translation MKIAVASGKGGTGKTTIAVNLALSMQEIQLFDCDVEEPNANLFLQYPLEKLEDAIILIPEINEDACTHCNACAEFCKFNALASLPEKILFFPSLCHGCGGCKLVCPEDAIVEKRRSIGIVESAASNTMDFYQGTLSIGESMASPLIRQLKTHAKDEDVILDAPPGTACPLISTLENVDYCVLVAEPTPFGLHDLRLTTEVTKELKIPTGVIINRESGGYKEIEIFCQSQDIPILLRIPYDRRIAELYSRGIPFVEEMPEWKKKFQEMHDQIREVVC, from the coding sequence ATGAAGATTGCTGTTGCAAGCGGAAAAGGTGGCACCGGGAAAACCACAATTGCTGTGAATCTTGCACTATCAATGCAGGAAATACAGCTTTTTGACTGTGATGTTGAGGAGCCAAACGCCAACCTTTTCCTGCAGTACCCGCTGGAAAAATTAGAAGACGCCATCATTTTGATACCGGAAATTAATGAGGACGCCTGTACTCATTGTAATGCATGTGCCGAATTTTGTAAGTTCAACGCACTTGCATCCCTTCCGGAGAAAATATTGTTCTTCCCATCCCTGTGCCATGGTTGCGGTGGATGTAAACTCGTGTGCCCTGAAGATGCAATTGTTGAAAAGAGACGAAGCATTGGCATTGTTGAAAGTGCGGCATCGAATACCATGGATTTCTACCAGGGAACACTTTCCATAGGCGAGTCGATGGCATCACCCCTTATAAGGCAACTAAAAACTCATGCCAAAGATGAAGATGTAATTCTCGACGCGCCCCCGGGAACGGCATGCCCGTTGATATCAACCCTCGAAAATGTAGATTATTGCGTTCTTGTCGCTGAGCCAACTCCATTCGGACTCCATGATCTCAGGCTAACGACAGAAGTCACAAAAGAATTGAAGATCCCAACAGGAGTTATTATCAACAGGGAATCAGGCGGATATAAGGAAATTGAAATATTCTGCCAAAGCCAAGACATCCCCATATTGCTACGGATACCTTATGATCGCAGGATTGCCGAACTTTATTCCAGAGGTATACCTTTCGTCGAGGAAATGCCGGAATGGAAAAAGAAATTTCAGGAAATGCATGATCAAATCCGGGAGGTGGTTTGTTGA
- a CDS encoding MBL fold metallo-hydrolase encodes MIIEQVFTKGLAHSSYLLGGTTNCAIVDPRRDADIYISLAEEEGLNITHILETHLHADFISGHMDLVEKTGAQIYAPASANCDFEYVALSEGDEIHIDDMTLRIIETPGHTPEHISYIVTDTSRGSDPVGVFCGDTLFVGDVGRPDLFPGRAEELAGKLYSSLHDKLMKLPDFCEVYPAHGAGSLCGRAMASKRTSTIGYEKKYNYALNLDKESFIESLTKGMPDAPDHFSRCSEINRNGPAALSAYPDVESLNPKQFRELSLDSSTIVLDVRSFGAFGGEHIPGAFNIDLASNFSMWAGWLLPPDRDILLVADDYNQITEASVLLHRVGLDRIRGYLKGGMFAWSMAGFPCSHVTMLSAEELHSMSREAGEFVLVDVRDPTEYSSFHIETSINIHLPDLRSRCAELDPESPTVLICGSGQRSGMGASILMQHGFSDVYNVAGGMTGYNARGFGPECSMCALPWSSRLGK; translated from the coding sequence ATGATTATCGAGCAGGTATTCACAAAAGGACTGGCTCATAGTTCCTATTTACTTGGAGGTACGACAAACTGTGCTATCGTCGATCCTCGAAGGGATGCAGATATTTACATCTCGCTGGCTGAGGAAGAGGGGTTGAATATAACCCACATCCTTGAAACTCATCTCCATGCTGACTTTATTTCCGGGCATATGGATCTGGTGGAAAAAACCGGTGCCCAAATTTATGCTCCGGCTTCTGCAAACTGTGATTTTGAGTATGTTGCACTTTCCGAAGGCGACGAAATCCATATTGATGACATGACCCTGAGAATAATTGAAACTCCGGGACATACTCCGGAACACATCAGCTACATTGTTACGGATACTTCCAGAGGCAGTGATCCTGTGGGAGTTTTTTGTGGTGATACCCTTTTTGTGGGAGATGTAGGCAGGCCGGATTTATTTCCCGGTCGTGCAGAGGAACTCGCAGGAAAACTTTACTCAAGTCTTCATGACAAACTCATGAAATTGCCCGATTTCTGCGAAGTATATCCGGCTCATGGAGCAGGTTCCCTTTGCGGGAGGGCTATGGCTTCAAAACGTACGAGCACAATCGGTTACGAGAAGAAATACAACTATGCCCTAAATCTGGACAAAGAGTCTTTCATAGAATCGTTGACAAAAGGTATGCCTGATGCTCCTGATCATTTCAGCCGGTGTAGCGAGATAAACCGGAACGGGCCAGCAGCCCTCTCTGCTTATCCGGATGTCGAAAGTCTCAATCCGAAACAATTCCGTGAATTATCCCTAGACTCTTCCACAATCGTGCTGGATGTCCGCAGTTTTGGAGCATTTGGCGGAGAACACATCCCCGGTGCGTTCAATATTGATCTGGCAAGCAATTTTTCCATGTGGGCCGGCTGGCTCCTGCCTCCGGACAGGGATATTCTTCTGGTAGCAGATGACTATAATCAGATTACTGAAGCTTCGGTTTTATTACATAGGGTCGGGCTTGACCGGATCAGGGGATATCTCAAGGGTGGCATGTTTGCATGGTCCATGGCAGGTTTTCCATGCTCTCACGTAACGATGCTCAGTGCGGAAGAACTCCATTCAATGTCCAGAGAAGCCGGGGAATTTGTGCTTGTGGATGTACGTGACCCGACGGAATACTCATCGTTCCATATTGAGACCTCAATCAATATCCATCTCCCGGATCTTAGATCCCGCTGTGCTGAACTGGATCCCGAAAGTCCGACAGTTCTTATTTGCGGGAGTGGACAGCGTTCAGGCATGGGTGCAAGCATACTGATGCAACATGGTTTTTCCGATGTGTACAATGTTGCAGGAGGAATGACTGGCTATAATGCAAGAGGTTTCGGGCCGGAATGCAGCATGTGTGCACTTCCATGGTCTTCACGGTTGGGGAAATGA
- a CDS encoding DUF1847 domain-containing protein gives MKCASCIKKECRNGKDCTNIIETLGYQDDELKIMKIASAIEARYYMKKNRIEELLIFAKEMGYRRIGLAFCVGLSEEAGIIAKVLEKDFDIFSVCCKVCGIPKEEYNLEKMKSENFEATCNPKAQAMLLNEKQTDLNIIVGLCMGHDIIFTRNSEAPVTTLIVKDRVLAHNPAGAIYSGYYRKKKFGLED, from the coding sequence ATGAAATGCGCTTCATGTATCAAAAAGGAATGCAGGAACGGAAAAGATTGTACCAACATCATCGAAACACTTGGTTATCAGGATGATGAACTGAAAATCATGAAAATTGCATCTGCAATTGAAGCGCGCTATTACATGAAAAAAAACCGAATTGAAGAACTACTGATTTTTGCCAAAGAGATGGGTTACAGACGAATAGGACTTGCATTCTGTGTTGGCCTCTCTGAAGAAGCCGGAATTATAGCAAAGGTACTCGAAAAGGATTTTGACATATTCTCCGTGTGCTGCAAAGTATGCGGAATTCCGAAAGAGGAGTATAATCTTGAAAAGATGAAATCGGAAAATTTTGAAGCAACCTGCAACCCAAAGGCTCAGGCAATGCTCCTCAATGAAAAACAAACAGATCTAAACATTATTGTAGGACTTTGCATGGGTCATGACATCATATTTACCCGAAACAGTGAGGCTCCGGTTACCACCTTGATAGTGAAAGACAGGGTGCTTGCACATAACCCGGCAGGTGCAATTTACTCCGGATATTACCGAAAGAAAAAATTCGGGCTGGAGGATTAA
- a CDS encoding ATP-binding protein: MKQLAVISGKGGTGKTTIAAAFVSLAKKAIIADCDVDASNMHLVLKPEILKKHDFYALPTASIEPTLCMKCNLCRESCRFGAIEENFTVEGYRCEGCGVCEYVCPVNAIKMQIEKAGEAYESGTRFGPMAHAKLGIGEEASGKLVTMVRELAIRMAEEDDSDLIIIDGPPGTGCSVIATLTGADAAFVVTEPTISGIHDLGRVLEVASHFRIPAFVCINKSDLNEANVRKIEEKCDLCGATVVGKLPFDKTPTEAMIEGKTVVEYASNTFSSNIKQIWNTIKEEAGL, translated from the coding sequence TTGAAACAACTGGCCGTCATTAGCGGGAAAGGTGGAACTGGTAAAACTACCATTGCCGCCGCCTTTGTATCACTGGCAAAGAAGGCGATTATTGCGGATTGCGATGTTGATGCCAGCAATATGCACCTTGTCCTTAAACCTGAAATCCTGAAGAAACACGATTTTTATGCCCTTCCAACAGCATCCATTGAACCCACGCTGTGCATGAAATGCAACCTATGCAGGGAAAGCTGCCGTTTCGGAGCCATTGAGGAAAATTTCACCGTCGAAGGTTACAGATGTGAAGGATGCGGGGTTTGTGAATATGTTTGCCCGGTCAATGCAATTAAAATGCAAATTGAAAAAGCCGGAGAAGCATATGAGTCCGGAACAAGATTTGGACCGATGGCACACGCAAAACTGGGAATCGGTGAAGAAGCCAGCGGAAAACTGGTAACAATGGTGCGGGAACTGGCAATCAGGATGGCAGAAGAAGATGATTCGGATCTGATAATCATAGACGGTCCACCGGGAACCGGCTGTTCCGTGATAGCAACACTCACAGGAGCGGATGCTGCATTTGTAGTTACGGAGCCCACAATATCAGGCATTCATGATCTTGGAAGGGTGCTGGAAGTTGCCTCACATTTCAGGATACCTGCTTTTGTTTGCATTAATAAATCCGATCTAAACGAAGCGAACGTAAGGAAAATCGAAGAGAAATGCGACTTGTGCGGTGCCACCGTTGTGGGAAAACTGCCATTTGATAAAACCCCGACTGAAGCAATGATTGAGGGAAAGACCGTCGTTGAATATGCTTCAAATACTTTCTCTTCCAATATTAAACAGATCTGGAATACGATAAAAGAGGAAGCCGGATTATGA
- a CDS encoding NifB/NifX family molybdenum-iron cluster-binding protein, producing the protein MRLCIPSSGQEGLEAAVGQHFGKVPYFTIVNSETGEVEIVPNTSEHMGGVGVPPEQLSKQGVDIMLCGGLGRKAIQLFESYGIEVYAGATGSVADTVNAWKDGKLEKASMNNACQGHDHN; encoded by the coding sequence ATGAGATTATGCATACCCTCAAGTGGACAGGAAGGACTTGAAGCTGCAGTCGGACAACATTTCGGGAAAGTACCCTACTTTACAATCGTAAACAGTGAAACCGGGGAAGTCGAAATCGTCCCGAATACCAGCGAGCATATGGGCGGGGTAGGCGTTCCTCCTGAACAACTCTCAAAACAAGGTGTGGACATCATGCTTTGTGGAGGACTTGGAAGGAAAGCAATACAGCTTTTTGAAAGCTACGGAATTGAAGTTTATGCCGGCGCAACTGGATCTGTCGCTGATACTGTTAATGCCTGGAAAGATGGTAAGCTCGAAAAGGCCAGCATGAATAATGCCTGCCAGGGACATGACCACAACTGA
- a CDS encoding cysteine desulfurase — MYDIELIREDFPVLKDVIYFDNGATTQTPVQAVRAMEDYFFKYAANHGRGAHGLARQTTEHYENARETVARFLNAPEENTVFTRNTTESINLVAQGLQWEKGDHVITTLVEHHSNLLPWMRLREQGVEMTVVEPDDYGIVDPAKIEEAITNRTKVIAVTHISNVFGSVQDVESICKLAGENGILSVIDGAQSAGHTPVDFEKIGCDFFAAPGHKALLGPQGTGILCMKDPSIVKPLNIGGGAVTSVTTTSYELDRSPSRFEAGTPNIPGVIGLGRAVEYVEELGVENIESHEKKLAKKAAKGLAAIDGIKIYGPEDRAPVVPFNLNGMHPHDVALILDETRRICVRSGYHCAMPGIVHMGLEGTVRASFGPYNTSEEVELLIETMEEIALLI, encoded by the coding sequence ATGTATGATATTGAACTCATAAGGGAAGACTTTCCGGTTCTTAAAGACGTTATTTATTTTGACAATGGTGCTACCACCCAGACTCCTGTGCAGGCAGTCCGGGCAATGGAAGACTATTTTTTTAAATATGCTGCCAACCACGGCAGGGGAGCACACGGGCTTGCACGCCAGACAACTGAGCATTATGAAAATGCAAGGGAAACTGTTGCAAGATTCCTGAATGCTCCTGAGGAGAACACAGTATTCACCCGAAACACCACAGAAAGCATCAATCTTGTAGCACAGGGACTGCAATGGGAAAAAGGGGACCATGTAATCACAACTCTTGTTGAGCATCACTCAAACCTGCTTCCCTGGATGAGATTACGAGAGCAGGGTGTTGAAATGACCGTGGTTGAACCTGATGACTATGGAATCGTTGATCCTGCCAAAATTGAAGAAGCAATTACCAACAGGACAAAAGTCATCGCTGTAACCCATATTTCCAATGTTTTCGGATCTGTTCAGGACGTGGAATCTATTTGTAAACTTGCAGGAGAAAACGGAATTCTGTCAGTTATAGATGGAGCCCAGTCTGCTGGCCATACACCTGTGGATTTTGAGAAAATCGGATGCGATTTTTTTGCGGCACCCGGACACAAAGCACTGTTGGGGCCACAGGGAACAGGAATACTTTGCATGAAAGATCCATCTATTGTCAAACCGCTTAACATCGGCGGAGGCGCAGTTACATCTGTCACCACTACAAGTTATGAGCTTGATAGGTCACCTTCCCGCTTTGAAGCTGGAACCCCGAACATACCCGGAGTAATTGGACTCGGAAGAGCCGTGGAATACGTGGAAGAGCTGGGTGTTGAAAACATAGAATCTCATGAGAAAAAGCTTGCTAAAAAGGCTGCAAAGGGGCTTGCCGCAATAGATGGAATTAAGATTTACGGTCCCGAAGACAGGGCACCTGTAGTCCCGTTCAACCTCAACGGAATGCATCCCCATGATGTTGCACTGATTCTGGATGAAACCCGCAGGATTTGTGTCCGCAGCGGATATCACTGTGCAATGCCCGGAATCGTACACATGGGACTTGAAGGTACTGTAAGGGCCTCTTTTGGACCTTACAATACATCAGAAGAAGTAGAACTTTTAATCGAGACCATGGAGGAAATCGCCCTCCTGATCTAA
- a CDS encoding NifB/NifX family molybdenum-iron cluster-binding protein: MNICIPSSGEELTSNVDLRFGRCNYFVIVDSENMNARAFRNPAISATGGAGIQAAQEIVRQNANVLLTGNIGPNAHQVLSTAGINVFELEGNTVEEAVKMYNAGELQVLSEPNSAAHAGMGRGMGQGRQNRGNDMQGRQ, translated from the coding sequence ATGAATATATGTATACCATCATCAGGAGAGGAACTTACCTCAAATGTTGATCTACGCTTTGGGAGGTGCAATTATTTTGTAATTGTAGATTCCGAGAATATGAATGCCAGAGCTTTCAGAAACCCGGCAATTTCAGCAACCGGTGGTGCCGGGATTCAGGCAGCACAGGAAATTGTGAGACAGAATGCAAACGTACTGCTTACGGGAAACATTGGACCAAACGCACATCAGGTCTTGTCAACCGCCGGGATCAATGTGTTTGAACTAGAAGGAAACACAGTTGAAGAAGCCGTGAAAATGTACAATGCAGGAGAACTCCAGGTACTTTCAGAACCAAATTCAGCAGCTCATGCCGGAATGGGACGTGGAATGGGCCAGGGTAGACAGAATCGAGGCAATGACATGCAAGGGAGGCAATAA
- a CDS encoding MBL fold metallo-hydrolase, with amino-acid sequence MPRLTVVYDNKTNGSLQSGWGFSCLVEQEDKKVLFDTGWDGQAVLDNLGQLEIDPETIDILVLSHHHWDHIGGLSHILHAARNLKVYVPSSFPQNLKSEISRYAEVVEITDSCEIMQGIYSSGELGIKPPEQSLIVRGNTGFFVVTGCAHPGIGPILENASSYGKVIGIIGGLHSLEEMEMLEDIQYIAAGHCTRRMEELQALYGDRYIPIFSGYSIDF; translated from the coding sequence ATGCCCCGGTTAACCGTTGTTTACGACAACAAAACAAATGGAAGCCTGCAGAGCGGGTGGGGGTTTTCCTGTCTGGTTGAACAGGAAGACAAAAAAGTACTTTTTGACACTGGGTGGGATGGACAGGCAGTGCTGGATAATCTTGGCCAACTGGAAATCGACCCTGAAACCATCGACATTCTTGTATTGTCCCACCATCACTGGGATCACATTGGTGGTTTATCCCACATCCTTCATGCTGCCAGGAACCTGAAAGTTTATGTCCCTTCGTCCTTTCCACAGAATTTGAAGTCTGAAATATCCAGATATGCTGAAGTTGTTGAAATTACGGATTCCTGCGAAATAATGCAGGGAATTTACAGCAGTGGAGAACTTGGGATAAAACCTCCCGAACAATCCCTGATAGTAAGAGGAAATACGGGATTTTTTGTTGTAACCGGATGTGCTCATCCCGGAATCGGGCCGATTCTGGAGAATGCTTCTTCTTATGGAAAAGTTATTGGAATTATCGGCGGATTGCACTCACTGGAAGAAATGGAAATGCTTGAGGATATCCAGTACATTGCTGCCGGCCATTGCACCCGGAGAATGGAAGAATTGCAAGCTCTTTATGGTGACAGGTACATTCCTATTTTTTCCGGATACTCCATCGATTTCTGA
- a CDS encoding YcaO-related McrA-glycine thioamidation protein: protein MSPILIDPSLSYIKGTQRVMDGGKTLELVQSGLDNIGVTRVANITDLDRVGIPVFSTIRPSAADGAISVYSGKGASSEQARISAIMESYERCLAERVGFNANISENIAGEEFIESPEVASEEHRIIDPASLLLAEPLGPGSLVEWTQGFDLLSNEEVFVPSNAVYHPYNSPGRSSKLFRSNTNGLAAGNVMEEALLHGILEVIERDALSMAEFNRNPGKELQLSGEDGVNYELLSKFREAGVDVKLWVVTHDSPITTVVVATDDIELRDPALLVMGAGAHLDPAIAVRRALSEAAQSRVVQIHGAREDTAREEFVRQIGYDRMKRMNGFWYEDGYETITLKKLDDLSASTPAQNIETVLNHLRKITDRVIAVDLSRESIPVPVVRIIIPGFEQYTLDRERVGKRIRLVGKRKGLVEDKPWKRRPKI, encoded by the coding sequence ATGTCACCTATCTTGATTGATCCTTCACTTTCATACATCAAAGGCACCCAGAGGGTAATGGACGGGGGGAAAACTCTTGAACTCGTCCAGTCAGGCCTTGACAACATAGGAGTTACCCGGGTTGCCAATATCACCGATCTGGACAGGGTTGGAATTCCTGTTTTTTCAACCATCAGGCCAAGTGCGGCAGATGGTGCAATTTCGGTTTATTCCGGAAAAGGAGCAAGTTCTGAGCAAGCTCGTATTTCGGCCATTATGGAGAGCTATGAACGCTGTCTTGCAGAGCGCGTAGGATTCAACGCAAATATTTCCGAAAACATTGCGGGTGAGGAATTCATCGAATCGCCGGAAGTTGCCAGTGAAGAGCATCGGATAATAGATCCAGCCTCTCTTTTACTGGCTGAACCCTTGGGTCCGGGTTCCCTTGTCGAATGGACTCAGGGATTTGATCTTCTTTCAAATGAAGAAGTTTTTGTACCTTCCAATGCGGTTTATCACCCTTATAATTCCCCGGGACGTTCCTCAAAGCTTTTCAGGAGTAATACCAATGGACTTGCGGCAGGTAATGTCATGGAAGAGGCTCTTTTGCACGGTATCCTGGAAGTAATCGAAAGGGATGCTCTCAGCATGGCCGAGTTTAACCGCAATCCCGGAAAAGAACTTCAATTGTCCGGGGAAGACGGTGTAAACTACGAGCTCCTTTCAAAGTTCAGGGAAGCTGGTGTAGACGTAAAGCTCTGGGTGGTTACTCATGACAGCCCGATTACAACAGTAGTTGTTGCTACGGATGATATTGAGCTAAGGGATCCCGCATTGCTTGTAATGGGGGCCGGTGCGCATCTTGATCCGGCGATTGCAGTTCGCAGAGCACTCTCCGAAGCTGCCCAGTCCCGTGTGGTGCAGATTCATGGTGCCCGTGAGGACACCGCCAGGGAAGAATTTGTCAGGCAGATTGGTTACGATCGCATGAAAAGAATGAACGGGTTCTGGTATGAGGATGGTTATGAAACAATAACCCTGAAAAAGTTGGATGATTTATCTGCCTCTACTCCGGCACAGAACATTGAGACCGTTCTCAATCACCTACGGAAAATCACGGACAGGGTAATTGCAGTGGATTTGAGCAGGGAAAGTATTCCGGTTCCTGTAGTCAGAATTATTATTCCCGGTTTCGAGCAGTATACCCTTGACAGGGAAAGGGTTGGCAAACGGATACGGTTGGTAGGAAAAAGGAAAGGTCTGGTTGAAGACAAACCCTGGAAACGCAGGCCAAAAATTTGA
- a CDS encoding metal-dependent transcriptional regulator, protein MEEITGLELSPRKIDYVKYLYQKDARVRTNEISEHFKVDPSTITKTIAELSSSGYADHTPYRGVRLTERGKEYATFLIHRHRILSLMLKQHGLDDENACTEASRFEGYVSKEAVDRICSSMGHPTMGVCGEIEHGSCDLNH, encoded by the coding sequence ATGGAAGAGATAACAGGGCTTGAGCTTTCACCAAGGAAAATAGATTATGTCAAGTACCTTTACCAGAAAGACGCAAGAGTTCGCACCAATGAAATCTCCGAGCACTTCAAAGTCGATCCTTCCACAATTACCAAAACAATAGCTGAACTTTCATCTTCAGGATATGCGGATCATACCCCTTACCGCGGAGTCAGGCTTACAGAAAGAGGAAAAGAGTACGCCACCTTCCTGATACACAGGCATCGCATTTTAAGCCTGATGCTTAAGCAGCACGGACTCGATGATGAAAATGCATGCACGGAGGCCTCACGTTTTGAAGGATACGTATCAAAAGAGGCGGTCGACAGGATATGCAGCTCCATGGGACACCCCACAATGGGAGTCTGCGGTGAAATTGAACATGGAAGTTGTGATTTGAATCACTGA